In Larimichthys crocea isolate SSNF chromosome XXII, L_crocea_2.0, whole genome shotgun sequence, the genomic stretch tactgtaatatttcagGACAGTATTCGGCATTCATGTGGAATTTTCATGTCAGTAATATGACAAAAAGCCAACCTTAGATGTGAAATCAACAGCACTAaatccttttaccgtaatattagaaaaagttatactgtatttattatggtaaaattctgtcaaccacagctgccagttttttttgcCAGTAGTTCCAGTAaaagagttttttattttttaaatttcacaaatGCTTTTCGAAGCAGCGGGTGCTGTTATAGGCCACAAAACGAGGCGTCAAACTCTTGTATTGCAACACTTTCATTCTTACTGTCTGCAGTTCACTTCCAAGTGTTGGTCAATTTACCTGAGACATAAGTTGCACAAACgacattgttgttgttcctcCCAGTGTCCGCATGTTAGGAAAACAGCAACGGGAATGTAAATAcatgtagggagagagagagagagagattttacaGATCTATAAGTATAAAATAACCTAGTTGACGTGAGGAAACATGCACGGCTTCTATCCTCTATCACTGAAAAGGTTATTGCTTTGTTATGTTACAGTACAGCAtccaaaaatatgttaaaaatccAATGCGCACCTTACCTTTCGAGATGATGACGCCGgaattcaaggattcaaggattcaaggagttttattgtcatttcacacACTGTTAAACACGGGATGGAACAAAATGAGTTTCCCTTGTCCCAGAGCAGCCCAATGCCAAGTATAAACAGAGTAGAACTTGCTACctaagtataaaaataaacaagataaaaaatgcaaatttaagcAAGTAGATCAAATAAATATAGGAGTCAAACACAATAAGATCTGATATGACTCTTACTCACAAACAGAAAGTCGTTAAAGCTATTAAGTTGTCGTAAAGTGCTCGGTGATTTATTTATGGCATCTACAAAAACTCCATAAACCAGAAGGCCTATTTTCACGACACGACACGGCTTGTTTCAGCTTACTCACGGGGGGGAAAAACCACTGTTtatcagcagcaacaacagcctgAGGGTTGGAGTAGACAGTTTCTGGGTCAAGAAGAGTCCAGGCTGCTGTAAAATCAAAGAGGAATATCAGAAAGTCTCTCCAAGCTAGAATAAAGAAAATCGTTGAAAAGTTGAAAAGAATTCAGTCAAGGTACCGTGCCACTTCTCCTGTTAAATTGTTCTTAAAGACAATTAAAGCATCAAAAAAGAAACGTGTCCAGCTTCATACCAATGAACAATTATTAACCTCTAAGTATACacttcatattatttatttatttatccagatAGTGTCACGTGTTATGTCATCTTAACTACTTCCTGTTGGGGAATTTTGTGGTTGTAGCTGTGGCTAGTGATCAATGCCGTTCATCTCCTGTCATCCATATATGGAATACTTCTTGAGTCACTGACTCGAGCAGTAGTTGCTCAACACACCCACTCCTCAATGCATCCACTACTATATAACAGCTGACTCCGGTGCAGAGACACAAGTCACATTCAAGGAGGAACCATGAAGTCTGGGGGTCTGTGCATCATCCTGAGCTTAGCTGCCTCGGTGTACTGCTTGCCGGTATCACAAATCACTGTGCAAGATGAGAATTTTGCAGGAGGATGTATGTTTCTTTTGCCTTGTCAGGCATGTGCTCTCACTATTTGGAATTCATAATGTGTTCAAGGTGAGCGCACTAGGTattgaaagtcttttttttgcagaactACCTGAAGAATTTCTTCAACCTGACAGAGGAGAACGGACCAAACACCAGACGGGGGGTCAACCCGATCACCAGGAAGCTGAGTGAGATGCAGCGATTCTTTGGACTCCATATCACCGGAAGGCTGAATGACGAGACCTTGGAGATGATGAAGAAACCCCGTTGTGGCGTTCCAGACAACGACATCGGCAGTTATTCCACGATTTGGAAGAAACTCAAGTGGCAAAAAACAGCCTCACTACAGGTGAATGACTCTCTGTGTCTTGCAGCAGCGCTGGTCACATGAGCTGAGGCTGCTGTTGTGTCACGTGAGGTGTcgtctcttaaaaaaaaaaaaaaaaaaaaaaaaacatggctccAACTAGCCCAGAACAAAAACACGGTCTGCTGCCTGCCCGTCCTCCGTCCGTCTGCTGACACGCTTCAGTGAAGGTCACAGGATGGATGAAGCGGTTCATCGTCGTGCTCGTTGTTCGTGAAGTTAATGTGACACAAACTCATCATGCGTGAAAcgctgctgctgttagcctgACGAGCTACCGCTGCTACAAGTGGTGAGAGGTGAGACATGAAGAGagagctgctgtctgctttACACTTCCCCAGCACGGCTGCTCTTTGTGTCAGTGccgatataataataataataataataataataataataatattccaAATAATAGTAAattaataaacagttttttaacaaacaacattttgcaATGATTAGTTTAATCTCTACCAGTCCGTAGTGGTTGTAAGTTAAATGTGGTGATGACAGTTCCAGATGTGTGTGAGTTTTAAGACTagtacaaaatgtaaaatattttttgtggtTTGCATCACTGTGATGACTATTTTTCACgatcaaaacaaaactattgCGTCTTTGCTTTTGCAACTCATTATTTCTGCTTTCAAGTGTCTGAATTGATCAATCTACTTGAGACACGTTACTTCTCTCTGCGTCCACAGTGAGGTAACAGTGACCAAAATGTAGCTTCACACCAACGCTCACACGCAGAGTGGTTATGGATTATTACAGAAATATCTGGATGGAAAATAACCACCTGTAGTTTTCATGCAGATCTTTTTTCAGGTCAGTCTGGGTGAGTTCACAAAGGCTGATTTTGCGTACCATCATGCACTCGGTTGAGTTATATCAATGACAAACCTTGTTCACAGCCAAACTCTGACAATAAAGGTTGGAAAAGGAAGTCGTTTTTAAGAGTGGGGACAGGGACATGTAGCTTTGATAGACAAATGGACAGACCTGACACCGTCCCTTCAAGACGTTATCACCCAGCTCCACGTCCGTCAACCACAGTGACGACTCTCTCCACCCCGGAGAGACACGTTAAAAAGGCTTTTCGAGAGGCAGAACCCCCACAAAGCAGCTCTCCATCCACTCTGAAGCACTGTGTTGATCATGCCTGTTGTTCACCGACATCTGTAACACTGCACAGGAGAGATGCAATGTGTCAGCCTGCTTCAAGACCACAATGGTCCCCAGTCCCCTCCCCAAAAAACGAGGAAAGACAGCATAAACgtcattcattttacatttctgcaccTCATTTAGAATAGCATGTGTAACAGATTACTTTCCAGCTGGTACCTTACAATGATTGCTcagtattttctgctttttgttgttctgttatttatttggGCCTTAAATTGAACTATTTtgctgattttaattaaatctaCATGTGTCGTGATGTAACCAGTAAACAATAAATTTGAGAAATACATCTGAAAAttatttatggaaaaaaaaaaaagccactaaATCTGCAAGTGAATTTGAAAAACATGTACTAGTAGAAGTTCTCTAGTAGTAATAATTTGAGATTGTTATTAAAAATCTGTCTGTCACGTGTAGCAATCCTTTATACGTCAGGCCGCCACAATTACAGCGTCTTGTTTGGGGAAACTTTGCACTGGATGAGCAATCAAAGCCAAACTTCCTCTCTTGTCCATAAAAGGACAAATGAGTCACTGATTCAGCAACGTAGTTGCCAAACACACCTTGTCCTCTGCCTATAAAGCAGCtgcctgcagcacagagagcatgaaacagaagaagaagaagcagaaagcaAACTTGCATTCAACGAAACATGAAGACTTTTGATCTGTGCGTTCTACTGAGCCTGGCAGTCGCAGTTCACTGCGTGCCGATACCGCAGGCTTCTCAGCAAGATGAAGAATTTGCAGAGGTATGTAtgcttgcttttctttttatgcatgCATTAGAGTGCATGTAAACACTTTCTCCAGGAATTCAAGGACATGTACGTTACATACAGCTGACTCGATTTAATTTTTCAACTCGTCTTCTGTCTTGCAGAGCTACCTGAAGAAATTCTACAACCTAACAGAGGAGACTGGCCCAACTGTCAGACGGGGGTTTAGCCCGGTCGTGGGGAAACTGATTGAGATGCAGAGATTCTTCCGCCTCCAAGTCACCGGGACGCTTGATGCTGACACCATGGCCATGATGAAGAAGCCTCGTTGTGGCGTTCCAGACAATGAGGTTGCCAGTTACTCCACATTTGGAAATAACCTCAAGTGGGACAAAAACAGCCTCACCTACAGGTAAGTGGTCTAAAGAGAGAAAGTGTCTTACTCTAGGCTTTGAATGGAGTTATTGAAGTCTATGTTTCTGTGCTACAGGATAGAGAACTACACCCCCGACATGTCTGCGTCAGAGGTAGATGACTCCATAAACAGAGCTCTGCAGGTTTGGGCCAAAGTCACTCCTCTGAGATTCACCAGAATCTACAGCGGCACTGCCGATATCATGATCTCCTTTGGAAGCCGAGGTGAGTACAGAAGAACTTTTCCTTTGTCTCTCCTTGTGCTCAGTTTATCACAGTTTTGGCTTGTAGCTCTATTTGGTGTGCAAATGCTGACATGAACATGTTCTTGCCAACAGAACACGGTGATTATTACCCCTTCGATGGCCCTGATGGTACTCTTGCCCATGCCTTCGCCCCATCCCCTGGCATTGGAGGAGATGCTCATTTTGATGAGGATGAGACCTTCACTTTCCGCTCAAATAACGGTAAGTTTATGCTCTATAAAGTGTCTTTTATAGACTCCTGTCAAGCTAAGCTGAAACTGAGCTGtaatctgtgttttctgctgtagGCTACGTCCTCTTCCTGGTGGCTGCCCATGAGTTTGGTCACTCCCTGGGCTTGTCTCACTCTGATGATCCTGGTGCTCTCATGTACCCTGTGTACTCATACGGAAACCCTGACACCTTTGTTCTGCCCCGGGATGATGTCAACGGCATCCAGTCTCTCTATGGTTCGTACTGACTGGCTGGATTATCAATGACtttttgcacaaacaaaacttGACCAAAATCCTAAAAAACGTTTGATTTGTCGCAATGAGATGCTGATTTTAATTAATCTCCAGGTTCAAACCCCGACAAGGATCCAATTCAGCCTGGACCtacaccccccaccacccctgATGCCTGTGATTCAACACTGGTCTTGGACGCTGTCACCAACCTGCGAGGAGAAATGCTCTTCTTCAAGGACAGGTATTGTAACTGTAAAATATCCTAAAAGCTAAAGTCCATTTAGAGTGTTCTGTCGTCACACAAGATCCAACTCTTAAATTAActtttgttcttgtgtgttcTCAGCTTCTTCTGGCGTAGCTACCCTCAGAGCAACACACCCCAGCAAAGTCTCATCAGAAACTTCTGGCCCGAAGCTCCCACCAACATTGACGCTGCTTATGAAAGCCAAGAATCAGACAGGATATTTCTCTTTAAAAGTAAGCGTTCTTGTTCCCAGAGCACCAATTTAACACCATttcaaagttaaagttaaagttttagATCACTAACTGCTTTTCCTTCCTGCAGATCACAAAGTGTGGGCCTTCAATGCCTATACTCTTGAACGCGGCTACCCTAAAACACTCACCAGCTTTGGTCTTCCAAGAACCGTGAAGAAAATCGATGCAGCCCTTTATGACGTAAAATCTCGCAAAACTCTGTTCTTTGTGGGCAACAAATACTACAGGTATGTTCAGAGTATATATTAATTTCAGATATCAGTATGAGCTGTATGTTCTTTACCCTTAGTGTATGTATCTAATGGCTTATCTGTGTTTCTTCAGTTATGACGAGGCCAGAAAGACGATGGACCAGGGATTCCCCAAACGACTGGATGAGACCTTCACTGGCCTGACCGGCAAGGTGACCGCAGCCTTCCAGTACCGAGGGTTCACGTACATCTACAGTGGACCGCAAATGTTCGAGTACAGCCTGAGGACCAAGAGGTTGTTCCGTGTGCTGCCGAACAGCTACTTCCTGCGCTGCACTAAATACTAAactaaaagttgtttttgtcgCCACTCTGAATGAGAATGAAGGCACCAGAGttgtattaatatatttaaaaatatataattatattgttATGCACTTGGGAGCATATACTGGATATATGACCTTCCTGAGAACAGCACCTTAgatgtactttttaaaaatatttttattttgatgatgcCAGCCGTTGCAGTTTTATCTTATTTCATTAATGTCACATctattgtttaattgtttttattgccGTGTTCATGAAGTTTAAGTGTGGAACATATTTTCATTGATTCTTTATCACATTGTTACAACTGCACAAcattaatgtatgtatgtatgcaccAGGAATTTGTCAATAaagcttgttttaaaaaataataatcattatgttttgttgttatttgttgaGCATATGTAAAGTAAAGTTGTCAGTAATTCGTCAAATATATTGACCATTAAAAATATAGTAGTGTAGTTCAGTAAAGTAAGTTTCTTTAATGATTTGAAGTCTAAAAAAGATTGAATAtgatatttggtcataaatcaaagtatgctgtaaaaatgtttcatcttgacctgatgatggcggtAGAAGACGGGGTGGAAAAAGGAACATCTGAACGTCATGTAATTGTAATTCATCCAACAGTTGCTGAAATAATTCACCCTGAAtcacaaatgtgaacctcatggtggcgctagaggaaaatTCTTGGCGATCATTAGGCTGCACCATCTGCACAATGTCTGTATAAAACTCTGTGTTAATCTGTCCTGTAGATGTTAGTCTAAGGAGATGATAGTGAATTTAGGGAGGAAGCAGGTATAAGGATATCAAAAGGAGAGTACACATTACAAAATGAACTCCTTAAAGTTTATAAGTAAAGATGAAAAACTACGGATTAAACCTACAAGACTCCAGGTTTAAGTGTCCCAGAGTTTGAGTCTGAATTTATTACAATATTCCACTCATTTCATGGAATTATGAAGTTACAATTCCAgcaatgtttatttaattttgtggTGAAGTGGTGAAATCAGAACATACAGCAATATTCCAAGCTGTCAGGATGCGTTCCACCTGTTTTAAATGGTCAAATTTAATGAAAATCACAGGACTTATCTGATGTGGGGAAAGAAGTCGGCAGTGTGAATTTGAAACATGTGTGAGCGTGGGAACAGTATCTGACAGTAACACTGTACCTACGTGTCTGGGAGTTAAAACCGCAGGATACAAGTAATCAGAGCTTTATCAGATATAATGGATGTAATCATATCCTGCCTTCAAACATTACTGAgtgacatgatgatgatttcttCCCTTATTTAGTGAGTCAGAATGACGACAGTAAAGAGTGTGAAGAATGGATACGGTTATAATTACAATCATCTGAggttaaattattttaaatgcatcAAATTTTTTAATGCAATGACTCGTCAATGTCGACATGTCACATGAAGCTGAATTCATAATGCATCGATGTAGAAACGAGCTGTTATGCAACAGCACCAGCCCAACATTTCAGCCACCAGTGAGGAAGTTGCCTCCCACAagcgcttgctcatggtgggaattgttttTGAATctctaaaaaataatattaaaagtACGGTCTGTACCTGTtttatatgaaaagtgtcatgagataactttttcatgattttgcgcttcatataaataaaaccgAACCGATTTGAACTTGATGACTTaaattttttttgcaaagttcCACTCATGTCGGAGTGTAAGGAGTTTTTCCTCCCACCAACTGTAAATTCACGTcaggaaacagaagcagaagtgCTGATTTGTGCATAAAAGCTGTCTGACACAATGCAGTATCATGAATCTGTtgttattcatattcatattggTTCAATACATACGATAATACttacaataaaatatgactttgGACTGAAATACAATTATAAGTTTG encodes the following:
- the LOC104930325 gene encoding collagenase 3; this encodes MKTFDLCVLLSLAVAVHCVPIPQASQQDEEFAESYLKKFYNLTEETGPTVRRGFSPVVGKLIEMQRFFRLQVTGTLDADTMAMMKKPRCGVPDNEVASYSTFGNNLKWDKNSLTYRIENYTPDMSASEVDDSINRALQVWAKVTPLRFTRIYSGTADIMISFGSREHGDYYPFDGPDGTLAHAFAPSPGIGGDAHFDEDETFTFRSNNGYVLFLVAAHEFGHSLGLSHSDDPGALMYPVYSYGNPDTFVLPRDDVNGIQSLYGSNPDKDPIQPGPTPPTTPDACDSTLVLDAVTNLRGEMLFFKDSFFWRSYPQSNTPQQSLIRNFWPEAPTNIDAAYESQESDRIFLFKNHKVWAFNAYTLERGYPKTLTSFGLPRTVKKIDAALYDVKSRKTLFFVGNKYYSYDEARKTMDQGFPKRLDETFTGLTGKVTAAFQYRGFTYIYSGPQMFEYSLRTKRLFRVLPNSYFLRCTKY